The Pyrus communis chromosome 8, drPyrComm1.1, whole genome shotgun sequence region TCCAGCAGGTTCCAAGGCCTAGTAGTTTTGGTCAGATGGGTTGTGGTGGTGCCTATTATTATCAGGGTGATGTCGTTCCTTATGCTCCTAGACAGTATCTGTATCCTCAAGATCCTTATTCTTAAAGTGGGTATCCTCAGTACTCCGGAGGTTATATGCCGCATCCTTCCATTCCAGTGGGTGGATCTCAGTGGTACCAGGGAGGACAGTGTCAGCAGGGAGAAATTGCTACTAGTAGTGCGGGATCTTCaaggcagtctggtcagcctaGTCAGGGGCGTAATGTGCAAAGTCGAGGTAGTCAGACTAGTAGAGGTCATGGTAGACGACAGCAGACCCAAGGGCGTatccacaatatttctctgtaggatgctcagaataatcttgacttgattatgggtacgttaaatatccttggttattttgctagagtattgatTGATTGTGGTGTAACACATTATGTTATTTCatatacatttgctcaagtggcgcaacctcaccctacacctttagggtatgatttagagtttgtcaTGCCTATAAGGGAGAGATGTTATATTGATTGTGTGTATctaggatgtccagtgatggtggaggatgtaGTTATGCCAGCTGACCTTATCCctttagatattgttgattttgatgtgattttgggcacagattggttgcaccataatcgtgccaatattgattgttatggGAAAACTGTTACCTTCCATCTTCCTAGATTACCTGTGGTCACtgttgtgggtgagcagagtggggtgagacatggcgttatttctacTGTGTGAGCAAAAAGGTTGTTATCAAAAGGTTGCCAGGGATACTTAGCTCATGTAGTGTTGAACGATGTTGCTCCTAATAGCATGGAAGACGTAAAggtagtcaggcattttcctgatATTTTCCCTGAcaatttacctggattgccgccagaccgagatgtggagttcactattgatttgCTTCTAGGTACTAATCATATATCCTTAACTCCTTATAgaatggctcctgctgagttgagggaattgaaaatccaattgcaggaattagtggataaaggttttattcagcctagtacttcaccctagggagctccagtgttgtttgtgaggaagaaagacgggactttgaggctatgcattgattaccggcaattgaatcgagtaacaattaaaaatcgttatccattgccgcgtataaatgatttgtttgatcagcttcgaggtgcttaTATATTTTCCAAGATTGATTTGAGCTTCGAGGTGCTTTCAAGACTCGTTTAGCAAGTGCgaattttggttagatcaagtggcatttttgggacatGTCATAGctgctcaaggtattttggtggatcctcaaaaggtagcAGCAGTGGAGAATTGGGAGCGACCatgaaccgtcactgaggtgaggagttttTTTGGCTTAGGAGGATATTACCAACGGTTTGTAAAGGATTTTTtcgtgattgctttaccactgacgaggttaaggaggaaggatgttaaatttgagtgggatgataattgtgTGCAGAGTTTCTAGcaattgaagtattgtctcacttatgcacctgttttggcaatCTTGGATGATAATGGTAATTTCGAAGTCTACAGTGATGCTTCCTTAATTGGCTGGGGATGTGTGCTAATgcaacatggtagggtgattgcttatgcttcacgacaattaaagcctcatgagttgaattaccttacgcatgatttggagttagcggccattatctttgctttgaagatatggagacattatctttatcgggaaaaatgtaagatctttacggatcataagagtcttcaataTATTTTCACTCAGAGAGaccttaatcttcgtcagcgatGATGGTTGAaactgcttagtgattatgattgcacaaTTGATTATCACCCTAGTCGTGCGAATgtggtagctgatgcacttagcagaaaatctcagggccgtattaacgcgttgtacgctagtcgtgttcctcttctggcagacttGAGATCAACTGGAGTACGGTTAGAGGTAGAAGATAAGGAAGTAgccttacttgctaattttcaagttaggccaattttaattgatcgtaTACTTGAAGCCCAGATGGTTGATGAAGAGCCCCAGGAAATAATTCAAGCAAGGAAtcaggggaaaaagaaagactttAGAGTTCAAGAATCGgatggcatgcttatgcaggaGAGCAGAATGTTTGTGCTgaataatttggaattaaagaaagcaattcttgatgaagtGCATATCTTAGCTTATGCGATGCATCCTAgaggtactaaaatgtatcataccatttgaccattttattattggcccgGTATGAAAAacgagatagctgagtatgtaaGTAGGTGTGCCATTTGTTAACAGgttaaagctgaaaggaagaagtcgtttgggttgttgcagctgCTTCTCGTTCTagaatggaaatgggaaaatattacgatggattttgtgtacaagcttccgcgtacacataatggttttgatggcatttgggtaaTAGTTGATCTGCTTACTAAGTCAgcgcattttattccagtgagggaaAAGTATTATTTGGGCCGATTAGCTAAATTATTCATATtgaagattgtgaagtaccatggtgttccagtgagtattgtctcggatcgtgacccaagatttacttctaaattttggatggcttttcaggaagctttgggtacaaGATTACTCTACAGTACGacatatcatcctcaaacagaCGGATAATCAGAGAGGACCATTCagacgttggaggatatgttgagatcttcggtATTGCAGTTTGGCGATGCTTGGCACAAACGGttagatttaatggaatttgcctgcaacaacagctttcattcgagtatcggcatgtcaccatttgaggcactATATGGTAAATCTTGTCTTACACCCCTATGTTAGtcagaggtcggagaaagagttttggtgggccctgAGATTGTAGATGAGACTACTtagaatgttcaggtaattaagtctaacctgaaagcgaCCCAGGATCGACAAAAGAGCTTTGCGAACAGGCATGCCACTGACAAGGTGTATAAAGTTGGTGATTGGgtgtttctgaagctttcatCCATGAAGAGGTGTcgtacggtttggaaagaaaggtaagttaagtGCCAGGTATATCGGACCATATATGATCACCGAGCAAGTTGGTGAAGTGGCTAACAGCTTGAGTTACCTTCTAAACTGGCTAGAGtacataatgtttttcatgtgtccATACTTCGCCATTACGTTGCGGATCCgtcgcatgtgatacctcctcaaccattggaaattaatccggatttgacATATGACGAGGAACCAGTAACGATTgtggattggaaggaaaaggttctgaggaacaagactgtgagtttagtgaaagttttgtggaggaatcactccgCGGAAGAGGCTACTTGGGAGACTGAAGACCAGATaagagatttgtatcctcggttgttctaTGGTTACTAGTGGTTAGTTTGAGTTGTTATGAATTTCGGgacaaaatttttttaaggagggtaggttgtgacagctcatcccgaattatttgtaccgtaggtgtgGAATGACGATTTTACCCTTGGTGggtatttgtcattttggggtgattgttttgttgttttgttagtTGCACCTCGACCACACACACCCACGTATCCATATCATCTTCCCGTGTATCTCTCTGTCtcgaacacacacacacacacactttctctctccttctcacttGTATAGATGGGGTTCAAAACCCTTGCAAACGTTGCAAATCGAAGTGGAAAATGgtacctttgtgttcgtgaggatCATACGAGTTTAACCATACCAAACTCAGGTAAAGAATCCTTcgatttcacgtcgaaccaggaatctccgatttggtcactgttcatacACTCGTGAAATATGgtttttcagggaatttgaagcttttaggaagcttagtgaggtccttaggaagctcgagGTGGTTCGTTGAGTGGGATTGGACGTCAGGATTATGAGTTGCAAGTTTGGCcaatttttcttgaatttctccGACGACATCTCGTGATCTTTGGGGCTTTAAACAAGTAAGGAAATGTTCTACAAGTtaaaagcttcaatttggtactcgtttcatgaaatttggtgaagaaacgagtgagatattaagatttgaaaattttccagtttttcaACGACGATGACAGTACTGGAGGAGTGCCGGAGAAGAtaagggaatattccgttaagttaacagaatattcttaACGGTGTCATATTTGTTTTAACGGAATCTATTATggtttaacagaatattcctgacgtcGTCAATGTgactggcacgtggccgcgcgtggagGGCGCGTAGGGCCGTGCCTTCGCCGGTGTGTGGAGCctcgaaaaattatttaaaaaatatggggatgttcgtgaggttgagtagatcacgttggtatatccaaacatcccatttgagcattgtacgagaagttattacctagttttggttatgtgctttaaattgacgttatagttgtttcgcatataggtgagacctatcttgaggacgagcgcagtc contains the following coding sequences:
- the LOC137742941 gene encoding uncharacterized protein codes for the protein MVEDVVMPADLIPLDIVDFDVILGTDWLHHNRANIDCYGKTVTFHLPRLPVVTVVGCQGYLAHVVLNDVAPNSMEDVKVVRHFPDIFPDNLPGLPPDRDVEFTIDLLLGTNHISLTPYRMAPAELRELKIQLQELVDKDLRSTGVRLEVEDKEVALLANFQVRPILIDRILEAQMVDEEPQEIIQARNQGKKKDFRVQESDGMLMQESRMFVLNNLELKKAILDEVHILAYAMHPRGSFGYKITLQYDISSSNRRIIREDHSDVGGYVEIFGIAVWRCLAQTVIKSNLKATQDRQKSFANRHATDKVYKVGDWVFLKLSSMKRCRTVWKERVHNVFHVSILRHYVADPSHVIPPQPLEINPDLTYDEEPVTIVDWKEKVLRNKTVSLVKVLWRNHSAEEATWETEDQIRDLYPRLFYGY